GCGGCGGCGTCTGCCTGCTGCTGTTGCCGTTTGTCTCCCTGCTGGCATCGTTGCTGCAGTCGAGCAGCAGCAATGCCAGCCAGCTGATCGCCCATGTACACACGCTACTCAATCTGGCGATTGCCCTGCTGTTCATCGGCCTGCTGGATCCGCTGGCGGCGGCCCTGGAGCGACTGCTACCGGACAACCGTGAAGCGGAAAGCCCGGATGCACCGCGCTATCTGGACCCATCCGCCATCGCCTCCCCGTCACTGGCGCTGGCCTGCGCCACACGCGAAGCGCTGCACATGGGCGACGTCGTGGGCGACATGCTGCGTCGCAGCCTGCCCGCCCTGCTGCAAGGCGATCGTCGCGCAGTAAACGAGGTAATGCGCCGCGACGATGCGGTAGATAGCCTGCACGAAGCAATCAAGCTGTATGTCACCGCGGTGACTAGGGAAGGACTGGAGCCAGCCGATGCGCGCCGCGCCATGGCCATCATGGCTTTCGTCATCAACATGGAGCATATCGGCGACATCGTGGACAAGAATCTGATGGAACTGGCCAGCAAGAAGATCAAGGGCAAGCTGAGCTTTTCTGCCGAAGGTGCCACCGAACTGCAAGCGCTGCATGAACAGGTACTGGAAAGCTTTCAGCGCGCCCAGGCTGCGTTTGTCTCCAGCTGCGTAAAAACGGCCGAGCGCATTCTGGACGACAAGGTCACCGTGCGTGGCCTGGAGCGCGAAGGCGCCGACAACCATCTGCTGCGCCTGCGCGACGGCCGCCCGGAAAGCATTCTGTCCAGCTCGCTGCATCTGGATGTGCTGCGGGACCTGAAGCGCATTCACTCGCATATCTGCGCCACCGCCTACCCGATTCTGGAACAGCAGGCACCCCTGCCCTAAACCCTTTCATGGAGGACACCGCATGTTAACCACGGCCAACGCCGCCAAGGTAGTACAGCGCATCGACAGCATCCCGCTATTCCTGCATGCCTACGCCTACCACTTCAACATGCGTTGCGGCAGCATCCTGCCTGCCGACCTGCTGGACATCGCGCACCGGCAACAGCTGGCCGGCGTGAAAATCCATGTACTGGATGGCGAAGCCGCCGCCCTGCGCCATGCCACCCCGGCACAGCTGCAAGCATTCGGCGAGCGGGCGGCTACGCTGGGCCTGGCGTTGCATATCGAAACCAGTTCCTCCAGCGCTGCCGCCATCGATGAGGCCGTGCATATCGCGCGTCATACCGGCGCCAGCTCGGTGCGTTTCTATCCGCGTTACGAAGGCCACCTGCAACAGGTATTGCAGCTGGTAGCTGCAGACATTCAGTACATGAAAACACGTCATGGCGACAGTGGCCTGCGCTTCACCATCGAACAGCACGAAGACCTGACCAGCCATGAGCTGGTAGCACTGGTAAGCGCCAGCGACTGGCCGCAGTTGTCGATCCTGTTCGACTTTGCCAACATGATCAACGCCAATGAAGCCCCGCTGGCCGCGCTGGACATCATGGCTGGCCATATCACCGAAGTGCACATCAAGGACGCGCGCATCGTGGCCGAGGCCAACGGCAGCGGCCACCTGGCCTGCCGCTCCGGCCAGGGCGAGCTGCCGATGCGCGCATTACTTACCCGCCTGCTCTGCCTGGGCGATACGCAGGCACAGGTCAGCGCGTATGGGCTGGAAGAAGAAGTGGATTACTACGCCCCGCCCTTTCGCCACGACAACGAAGGCCCGGACCCATGGATTCCCTGGCGCGAAATGAGCGAAACCCCACTGCCGGAGCACGATCTGCCCGCAAGACTGCAGCAGGAAATCGACGATGCCGCCGCACAGCTTGCCTTCGTGCGCCAGACACTGGCACTTATTCGCCTTGAAGCCATGGGCTTGCTCGAAGGGGAAAGCCGAGCTGAGCATTCTTGACTAGCTGGCCTTGTGAGTCGCCATGGGTCTATCACTTCCATCCATTGGCGACAAAACAAGGCCATTAGCTGTCGATATCTCGGTGAAGCCGCACCGTAGCTTCAGCCAAGCTTAGTCAGGGCAATACCGTCGCCACCCGGTTTTCGGCCGAAGCTGTCGGTGCGTTCTTCAAAGAAATATGGCCGGTTCTGTTTACAAACCGGCCATTGCCATTTTCCCTAGGTCAGGGCGACCTACAAGAGTCGGGGCGATTCAATCCCAGAGTGCCCATGTGGATGCTGGGCTGTAACGGGGTTACAACTGCATGGCTGAAAGTCGCTCAATGCCGGACCAGACTTTTCGAGAGTAATGGGGATCGAAAAGGGAATGATATCCACCGGTGTGCCAGAAAACGACGGGGCCCTCCAACTCCTTCTTTGCGGCAAGATCGATGAGGGCGGCGACAGCTTTGGCACTGTAGACCGGATCCACGAGGATACCTTCAGTTGTGGCGAGAAGATCGATCGCTTCCATAACCCCGGGAGCAGGCAGGCCGTAACCCTCCCCGAGATAATCCTCTGTGAGATTGATATCACTTCGCGTCAGCTCAAGCTCGGCACCGATCAGACGGGCACCACCCTGTGCAAAAGCGAGGTATTGACCCGGCACATCGTCGTATACCTCGCCTGCGACGACGACACCCCTGATTGTGCTTGGCGAGCCGAACAGTGCATTGCCAAGCACCAAGCCGGAGTGGGTTCCCCCCGATGAACTGGCGTGCAGGACCGTTCCTACCTCGCGTCCCTGCTTAGCCATTTGCTCGCGAAGTTCTGCATATGCAAGGGCAAAGCCCAATGAGCTTCTCGCAGAGGCACAACCGATGGGAAGCCGGTAGACCTGCTCACCGGCATTCTCGAGTTCGGTCACTACAGCCTCCGCATGCAGGGCAAGTTCAGCCCAGCTGGCATTGCCAACAAAGCGTAGATTCGCTCCGTATAAACCATCCAGTAGCAGATTACCCACTGCTTCACTTGGCTCATCGTGGCACAGCACAAGTGTGCATCGCAGGCCGATAGCAGCCGCTGCTGCTGCGACGGCACGCGCCGCATTGGAAAGGCGCGACCCCTCAACGACCAGGTGTTTGGCCCCCTGGGAGATAGCGTAGGCGAGTTCGACTTCAAGCTTTCGTACCTTGTTGCCTGCTAAGCCAACCGTGCCGATATCGTCACGCTTGCACCATACTTCGACACCAATTTTCGCGCTGAAGCGTTCAAGGTGTTGTACTGGCGATGTAAATCCCCGCAGATTGAGCCTGGGAACTTGGGCTAGTGTATTGAGTGCCTTCATTTGGATACCTCACTTTGGCAATGACTGGACAGGAGATGCGGTATGGAGGCGGGCGCCTGGGTTAAATGAGGCGCTGTCCTTCATGGCGGCCATTGTGGGTGTGGCTGATAAGGCTTATATAATGAAAACCAGACAACGCATGCGAGGATTCCGACAATATGCCGGGTGCCCAGATTTCCTATCCGTCCGGGAGCGCTCTGCCACACTCGCTGGTTTTCCGGACGATGCGGCTGAACGAGGTAACGACCTACCCCACGGAGCGACACGACTGGGGAGAGTTTGTGTTCTCGTTCAATGGCGTTATCGAACTGACGGTAGGAAGCCGCCAGTACCTGACACCACCGCATTACG
This Vogesella sp. LIG4 DNA region includes the following protein-coding sequences:
- a CDS encoding 1-aminocyclopropane-1-carboxylate deaminase/D-cysteine desulfhydrase — encoded protein: MKALNTLAQVPRLNLRGFTSPVQHLERFSAKIGVEVWCKRDDIGTVGLAGNKVRKLEVELAYAISQGAKHLVVEGSRLSNAARAVAAAAAAIGLRCTLVLCHDEPSEAVGNLLLDGLYGANLRFVGNASWAELALHAEAVVTELENAGEQVYRLPIGCASARSSLGFALAYAELREQMAKQGREVGTVLHASSSGGTHSGLVLGNALFGSPSTIRGVVVAGEVYDDVPGQYLAFAQGGARLIGAELELTRSDINLTEDYLGEGYGLPAPGVMEAIDLLATTEGILVDPVYSAKAVAALIDLAAKKELEGPVVFWHTGGYHSLFDPHYSRKVWSGIERLSAMQL
- a CDS encoding Na/Pi cotransporter family protein gives rise to the protein MFTVLLHLAGGVALLTWGLHMVESGIMRAWGASLRQVMAGSLSNRFKAFIAGMGVTAVLQSSTATGLIASAFAGRKLMTPVTGLAIMLGANVGSTLIVQAFSLDLSWLSPACLIIGMAMFERGKGSQHGNVGRALIGLGLMLLALSLLVSSMRGAENTPAMHSILALLSSQPLLTAVIAAVLTWAAHSSTPVVLLVMSLAGSHAMPLDSALSMVLGANIGSALNPYIEGSKSEDNLRKRLPTGNLLLRGGVCLLLLPFVSLLASLLQSSSSNASQLIAHVHTLLNLAIALLFIGLLDPLAAALERLLPDNREAESPDAPRYLDPSAIASPSLALACATREALHMGDVVGDMLRRSLPALLQGDRRAVNEVMRRDDAVDSLHEAIKLYVTAVTREGLEPADARRAMAIMAFVINMEHIGDIVDKNLMELASKKIKGKLSFSAEGATELQALHEQVLESFQRAQAAFVSSCVKTAERILDDKVTVRGLEREGADNHLLRLRDGRPESILSSSLHLDVLRDLKRIHSHICATAYPILEQQAPLP
- a CDS encoding sugar phosphate isomerase/epimerase: MLTTANAAKVVQRIDSIPLFLHAYAYHFNMRCGSILPADLLDIAHRQQLAGVKIHVLDGEAAALRHATPAQLQAFGERAATLGLALHIETSSSSAAAIDEAVHIARHTGASSVRFYPRYEGHLQQVLQLVAADIQYMKTRHGDSGLRFTIEQHEDLTSHELVALVSASDWPQLSILFDFANMINANEAPLAALDIMAGHITEVHIKDARIVAEANGSGHLACRSGQGELPMRALLTRLLCLGDTQAQVSAYGLEEEVDYYAPPFRHDNEGPDPWIPWREMSETPLPEHDLPARLQQEIDDAAAQLAFVRQTLALIRLEAMGLLEGESRAEHS